Below is a window of Solanum stenotomum isolate F172 chromosome 7, ASM1918654v1, whole genome shotgun sequence DNA.
GATTAAAGGCAAAATAAAATAggtcatattatattttttaatgggTCGGATTAGGTGGGTGGATCACTAAATGGTTTAaatggtatttttattttttttaaaattttgatttgttatatgaacaattaatatcagcaaattttaattaaaaaacaattaaatagattgagtgacttttgagttaaaattgaaagttgagtgacttttgagtgaaaattgaaagttgagtgactttctgagaaaatagtgcatagttgagtgaccatatgagatattaactctaataatttattatcttttaggTGACTTGTGTAATTAGAAGTTTAACTCATTCAAATTTATAGGCTGCATAGAAAGTGATCTTGGAAACATAAAAGAAACACAGAAACAAGACCATCTCATTTTTCACTTGAATCCTTTTCATATAATACAATGAAAATCAGAATTTTGATCCTCTCATGTGAGaatccaaaagaaaaaacattcaCATAAAGCTTGAGAGTGAATCTTGTGCatacttttaaaaaagtgtAGAAGAAGTTAGAAAACACTCTCTCAGCACATAAATGAAGTGTCTCAACAAAGTTTGCAATGGGACAAAAACAAGTATCTGGAGAACTCTGCTCTATGAAATTCACAAATATTTCACTATGGTTGACCAAAAAAGTTATGTACATTTGATTTCTAATTTCTTGCTCTTTGTTGCTGCTATTGAGCATGCATAATGGCCAATGTGCAGATCTAGTTTGAATTTCTCTAAGTCATGAAAATTTTCGAGCGAGCTCCATACATGATTACGTATTGGCCCTGTGTGCACCATAAAAAACTTAGGCACCCACTTCCAAACAACAATCACCAAGAAGAAGCTCAATACACATCTTTTGCTCCTTTCACGTTTTTGGTTGTTCTTTAGCTCGTTGCTGTACTTTCTGATAGAGGTCAAGTGTGTCTGCATGGCTGGAGTCAAGACACAGCGCTGCCTCACAATCTCGAATTGCAGAAGTGAGGTCACCCATTGAGTCATGAAATGCTGCTCGAAGATGGAGCAGTTGTAAGTCTGGCTTGAAAGAAATGACTTTTGTTAGCTCTGCTATAGCCTCGGCTTCCTTGTGGTCATCCATCAGAACTGAACAGGCATTTTCCAGTATTACTTTCTCATTCAAAAACTTGTAGCATAGTATAGTACATTAATACACATTAAGATATGAGGTTTCTGCAGTAAGCGAAATACAAAGTGGGGGTGGGGGAGCCAGGCACAATGCATAGGGCTGCGCTTTTCCTagaacaaaatatttcatgTCATGTACTGATCCACGTTCAGTTAACACTACTCTAGCACTTCTAGGTCAGTTCACTCAGCTGAATGGCCTAGAGTTTGGGTGTTAGGAGACATTGTACAATCTAGGGGGGAAATAATGCTGAGAAGGAAAAAGAGGAACTGATTCCAAACTTCGTAACCTCAGACAAGTTAACCAGGGAACATGACAAACTTATTTTTCGAAATTGCATTTTCCATTCTTCTGTGAAGCTTGACCAGATCATGTTGCAGTCTTAAGGCCGATacaaaaatcttaaaaatatatacatgcATAAAGGTCTAACTTGCTAAGAATGTCCTTGCACGTGTAAGATTAGATTGAGGTTTCACTCCCTTTCTACTCCTTAACAATAATTCTCCTAATATAAGAAGTATCTAACCTATCTAAACGCAAGCATGCACGAGTCAAAGGAGGCAATTCAAAATGACTCACCAATCACCCAAAATATTTCACCAATCAAACAGATAGGTTTGTTCCAGAAATCAAATTCCCATATAGTGATGCCAAAAGAAGCAAAGGAAATTAAAAGGGACCGTTTTAAGACACTAGTCAGAGCAAAAGAGTCTAGGGACTGTAAACTCTAATAGCACCACCAATGAGAAACTGACAGATGAATTTGAGTGAAAATAACTACTCAGTTGAATTACAAGTTTAGGACTTCACAAGCACAAGTAcaatttttaccctttttttaaattaaggGGAACAAATGAAGAGAGGTTTAGCTAAATTACTTTGCATATTTGTACCATTCTAGATCAGCTTAACTGCAGAGCCACTTTAATCCTGACTGTTGCTATGCAGTTTTACACTTCACATTCACATGACAGTAGTTTGCAAACAAAATCAAGCTATGAATGCTTGGATGCAACTGCGAGTCCTACAATTGGAAGACATTCTTTCCAAGAAAAAGTCTTCTCCATATTGGTCTCAAGTTAGGACTGTGAAATACAAGTTGAAATGCCAAGATTCACTAACTTACTGGAATATTTTTTCGACTGTCACCACTTATATCCACTCTCTGGGCAGTGAGACTTGGTTGGACAAGAAAAGCTCATGTGAATCCAAAAGAACAGGCAGTGAGACTTGATTGGACAAGAAAAGATCATGTGAATCCAAAAGAACAATCAGATAATGCCCATTATAATCATCTAGAAGCTGTTGCTACTATAACCGATTTAAAGGTCAGTGTTCTATATTTTAAAAGTCCTTGGAAACTGCGGTTGTTTAACAAAAGTTGTGTAATATTGGGGTTGACGTGAAAACATGTTTAGATTACCATTGGATGATCTTTCCGTAATTATAAACATGTTGAAGTACAGGACTCATGTGGGCTTTGGTGAAACCTCATTTTCACATATGCACTACCAACCTATAGCTTAAAGAAAGAGATTCTTACAATCAGCTGGCCAAAAGAATTTCCACTGCTACATGTAAGAAAGCAATCAGAAAACTACAGAACACAACGATTACTTGGTACGAAAATAAGCCAAGGGTAACTTACCAGCTGCCTTGTATCTGTATGGGTATGTTCGTAGGGGATCTAATTTTGTCGCCATACTAAGATCACTTTTTGCCATTTCACGATCACAATATTCAGACCGCTTCTCATAAGCAGATGCATTAGATTTTGCTTTCTCAATCAACTTTGTCATCTCATCATAAGCTAATTTTCTCTGATCTTTTAGATGGTAAACACGTGCCAGACCCTGATGGGCTCGTGTATGCTTAATATTCAGTGCATTTGTATAGCAATCAATCGCATTATCTAGATTATCAACATCTACATAGACACTTGCCAGATTACTGAGAGCCTGCAGTGCAATGTAGTTTTCAAGTAAATCTTTTTGGTTCCTAGAATTCGTGAATTAGTTTCTGACTGAAAGGGACACTCACCTGGCCTTTCCGAAGACCATCTGAAGGGCACCTAAGAGCTTCCTCAAGCAGTTGTATGACATACAATGAAGATTCAGAATCAGGACTTGTTTCTGATAACACATATGCTTTCAGGAAAAAGGCTTCAAACGATCTCTGGTTAGAGATAGACTCTTCAGCTTTAGCAATTGCTTCTTCACGATAACCTGTGTCATATAATATCCATCCTTCGTAGACTAGCCTTTCGTGCTCGGAGGTAGCTTGGTTTCTTGCTTCTCTCAAACTACGCATTGCTGCCTTGTGGCTATTTAATCTATAAAAAAGTGCACATCAGTCCCAAGGAgcgcaaaaagaaaaaaactccATACACCTCCCAGATATTCACATTCAGCTTCTCAAGCATGAGAAATCAAGTTGTGTATGTAAGTTTTTGTTGTAAGCTAAGTGCACAGTGGACCAGAATATTTGTAGTTACAGTCAACTTTCATGAAACAAGGAGGGAAGCATCTAACTTTTACAATCATTCATCGATTTCCATATTCCCAGAGACAAAAGTATCTCACgggaaaaaaattgatatattagAATTATATACTTAATCTAAAGTTATAAACCAGTAGAGCTTAAAATCCTTTATAGCGGCTGAAAGGAAACAGACAGCACATAAAGATGAATATACCGAACAATATGATTATTATAGTGAAACAAAATGTGTGCATACCGTAAAAGCAGGAGAGATTGCCTGAACCTTAAGAGACTCTTCCCTGGATCATTAGCTAACATATGGTGGACAACAGCTAGGGAGCCAATATCATCTACGGAGGACCATCGGTCATATAGTTGCATCCAGCAGTCAGCCTGACTGCACGGTTGAACATTATGACTTAGAAGCTCCACCAAGTGTTCACCTTGCAACTTCCCATGGAACATCATGTAATGGGGATCTAAAGTCAATAGTGCCCTAACATCCCTTAAAGCTCCTTCATATTCCTCCAGGACAATTAAAAACCAAGCACGAAGCTCAAGGCAGTCAGGAGAAATCTTGAAGCCAAGTACTTTGTTGATCTCAGAAATAGCTGGTCCAAGTCTATTTTCCTCTACCTTTGAAACCGCTCTGTACTTATAtggataagaaagagttggatCCAGTTCACTAGCTGTACTCAAATCCATcgtcttttcttttccttgacAATACATTGATCGCTCCTGATACATCCACCCAGAAGGTGTATAATCAGAGATGAGGGAGTCCATCAACTTATATGCCTTGTACATATGACCACGCTTGTATTTGGATCTGGCAATGCCTACTAAGGAATAAACATGACCAGCTTCAACAGCTGCCTCAAACCATTTCTGTGCATCCTTGTACTCTTTTCTTTCAAGCATCACACAACCTAATTGGTGGAATGCTAGTTGCTTCTGCCAGCCTTCACTTGCACATTCTCCCATCCTTTCCAACAGCATTACTGTTGTGTTTGATTTCAGGTCATCCTCCATAGCTGCTTGGCTCAGAAAATAGTAGAGCAGAAAGGAAGCATGTCCTACGTAAGATAATCGGTCCTTACCTTCTGAACTGCAGAAGAGTCTTGACACATTTGGATTATGCATTGAATTTGGAAGTTCCCTTAAACATACCTGCAAACATGCTGCCACTAGAAGATATGCATTCTCCTCCAGTCCATATTCAAAAAGCAACATAGCACTATCCATGTCAAAGACCAAAGATGCCAAATACGCATCACAAACAGACTTCATCTCATCACAACAGAACTTGTTGGCTAATGACAGGAGCTCTAGGACAATATCAGGGTTGAAAGAGTCCACACTTTTTGTTCTGCTAAACATCTCAGCAGCTTTCATCCCCTCTGCAGAAATCCcattatttgaaaaatttattttctcc
It encodes the following:
- the LOC125871598 gene encoding ethylene-overproduction protein 1-like yields the protein MHHSIFSTMRSLNMMEGCKGTQVYALNPSGTTTTTNGFGGGGGVGEKFLQNLLANPVRSRSDRNFPASQSKDEVNMGVLAEALASYGLPKTDLLEPQIEFCLKPMNFVETLADVYCRMEGCAQFGKSKMFLEQCAIFRGLPDPKLFRKCLLSARLHAVDVHTKVVLSAWLRFERREDELIGVSAMDCCGRSMECPGSALVTGYNPESATDPCMCHRGKDTEINMDEECSTSSSRGNEEEDFDMSFCIGDDEVRCRRFNIASLSRPFEVLLYGSFMDSRREKINFSNNGISAEGMKAAEMFSRTKSVDSFNPDIVLELLSLANKFCCDEMKSVCDAYLASLVFDMDSAMLLFEYGLEENAYLLVAACLQVCLRELPNSMHNPNVSRLFCSSEGKDRLSYVGHASFLLYYFLSQAAMEDDLKSNTTVMLLERMGECASEGWQKQLAFHQLGCVMLERKEYKDAQKWFEAAVEAGHVYSLVGIARSKYKRGHMYKAYKLMDSLISDYTPSGWMYQERSMYCQGKEKTMDLSTASELDPTLSYPYKYRAVSKVEENRLGPAISEINKVLGFKISPDCLELRAWFLIVLEEYEGALRDVRALLTLDPHYMMFHGKLQGEHLVELLSHNVQPCSQADCWMQLYDRWSSVDDIGSLAVVHHMLANDPGKSLLRFRQSLLLLRLNSHKAAMRSLREARNQATSEHERLVYEGWILYDTGYREEAIAKAEESISNQRSFEAFFLKAYVLSETSPDSESSLYVIQLLEEALRCPSDGLRKGQALSNLASVYVDVDNLDNAIDCYTNALNIKHTRAHQGLARVYHLKDQRKLAYDEMTKLIEKAKSNASAYEKRSEYCDREMAKSDLSMATKLDPLRTYPYRYKAAVLMDDHKEAEAIAELTKVISFKPDLQLLHLRAAFHDSMGDLTSAIRDCEAALCLDSSHADTLDLYQKVQQRAKEQPKT